The genome window TTCTTCATCCGGTTAGCGGCGATGAGTATGCGCTGGCGCGCACCGAGCGCAAAACAGCGCCCGGTTATCGCGGATTTACCGTGCACGCCGAACCCGAGGTCACGCTGGAACAGGATTTATTGCGCCGCGATTTAACCATTAATGCGATGGCGCAGGACGCCGATGGGAACATTATCGATCCCTATGGCGGCCGGCGCGATCTCGCTGATCGCGTATTGAGACATGTCTCTCCCGCGTTTAGCGAAGATCCGGTCAGAGTGTTGCGCGTTGCGCGTTTTGCGGCGCGTTTTGCGCATTTGGGCTTTGCAGTCGCCGAAGATACGCGCGATTTGATAAAGGAGATGGCTGCATCCGGTGAACTGAGCGCGCTGGTTGCCGAGCGCGTATGGGCCGAACTGGTAAAAGCCCTGAGCGAGAAAACCCCGTCTGTGTTTTTCAGCGTGCTGCGCGATTGCGGCGCGCTGGTCCATTTGTTCCCGGAGCTCGACCGCTTGTTCGGCATACCGCAGCCCGAAATTTATCATCCGGAAGTCGATACCGGTATCCATACGCTGATGGTGTTGCAGCAAGCTGCCAATCTGACGCCCGATACGCGCGTGCGTTTCGCTGCGCTCACGCATGATCTGGGCAAAGGTCTGACGCCCGAAGCTCAGTGGCCGGGTCACCGCGGACATGAACAGCGCGGCCTGGATGTTCTGGACTCATTATGCGAACGGCTCAAGGCGCCCGCCGAATATCGGAGTCTGGCGCGCCGCGTCATGATCGATCACGGCAACTGTCACCGCGCTCGCGAATTGCGCTCCGCCACGCTGGTTGATTTACTGCAGCGCCTGGATGTTTTCCGGCAGCCGGAAAATCTGGATAGGGTGTTGCTGGCATGCGAGGCCGACGCCAAGGGACGGGCCGGACATGAAGATACGCATTATCCTCAGGCCGACTGGTTGCGCATGGTCTATCGCTCGATATTGAGCGTATCGGCAAAAGATCTGGCCGAATGCGGGTATGCAGGCGAGAAACTGGGGCAGGAGTTGCGGCGTTTGCGTATACAGGCCGTAGATGAATTAAAACACCGATCCGGGGTGCCGATGGATAGCGCGTAGCGAGTTCATTGTCCGCTATCGGTGCGATTTGACGGCATCGCAATACTAGCGCTTCTTCCCATGTAAGGCCTTTTTTTCAATAGGAGAATAACCATGTCTGTTACCTGTACGCTTATTGCCATCGTCACCGGAGCTACATCAGGAATCGGCGAGGCGACGGCCCGCAAATTCGCAGCAGCCGGATTTGCTGTTGTTGGCAATGGCCGCAACGCGGCGAAACTTGCCGAACTGGAAAGGGAAATCGGTCCGGCATTTTGCGGCGTGGCGGGCGATGCGGCCGATCATGGCGTGCTGGACCGGCTTTTCGCTTCTGCTCGCGAGCGTTTCGGCAAAGAGGCCGATATAGTTGTCGCCAATGCCGGCCGGGGATTGGGCGGCTCGGTAAAGGACGCCGATTTGTCGCAATTCGATGATGTTCTCAGAATTAATGTGAGCGGCGCTCTCGCGCTGCTGCAAAAGGCGGCGCAACAGATGTCCGGTGCACAGAAAGACCGTTTTCCCGCCGCTGCTGCGGATATTGTTATAGTCGGATCGGTAGTCGGCCGGCACATATCGCCGTTCAGTGCGGTGTACGGGGCTACCAAATTTGCCGTCCATGCCCTGGCGGAAGGGTTGCGGCGCGAAGTCGGGCCGATGGGCGTTCGGGTTTCGCTGGTGGAGCCGGGTATCGTGGAGAGCGGATTCCAGGAGGCGGCGGGGTATAGCGAGGAACTGGTGCAGAAATTCGAGAAGCAATTCGGCCCGCTGTTGATAGGCGGCGATATAGCCAACGCCATTCATTATATCGTTTCCCAACCGCCTCACGTACATGTCAGCGACCTGGTCGTGCGCCCGACACGTCAGGATTATCCGTGATCCGGGATTCAATACCGGCGTTTTGGGAGGATGTGGCTATTCGGCTATCGGGACTGGTACTGGGGTTATCTCCGTCGCCCATTCCAGGCCGCGGAACACCGAGCAGCGCTTGAATACATCCAGGCTGGGCGCCAGCTGCTTCTGCTGGCAAAACTTGGCGACCAGTTTGGTCAGGCCCTTGATATCACGGCCGGTGGCGGTGGGGAATAGCCCTGCAAGCTGTTCGATCAGTTCCGCTTCCAGCGGCAATGCAAACTGTTCGGTCATGACTTGCCAGATTTTTCGGCGATCGGCCAGATTGGGCGCGTGATATTTGATCATCGCGATGCAGCGCGAAATAATCGCTTCGTCGATATCGTCGACGCGGTTGGTGGTTAAAAACAGCAGGCCGTTGAAATATTCCAGCACGCGCAAAAACACGCCGACCACGGCGTTGGCGGCCAGATTGTCGTTGCGGCGCTTGATGTATACATCGGCTTCGTCGATCAGCATTACCGCGCCCCAGCGCTGGGCGCGAATCAGCGTTTCCTTCAGCACTTTTTCCATTTCCGCGACGTTCAGGCCCAGTTGCCCGGAATGCACACGGTACAGCGGGCGCTTGATGATTTCGGAATAGACTTCGGCGGTCAGGGTTTTGCCGACGCCGGCCGGACCCGCGCACAGTACCGTGGTGCCGCCGGATTTGCCGGCGACGATGTCGTCCATCAGCATGTCCATTTCGGCGGTGAGTATGTCGATCAGATCGGTCTGCTCCGGCGGCAGAATCAGCTTTTGTTTTAATTCCGGCAGGTATTGGTAGGGCTGCATGTCGTCGACATGCGCCCAGACATGATGATGCAGTTCGAGATGGAACATCAGTATGTAGCCGTGTACCGGCAATTCGGTGAACGCCCCCTTGGGTATCTCCGCTTTCGAGGCTTCCATTGCGTTTTCAGCCTTGCTGTCGTAGCGCATGCTCTTGCCTGCCTTGCGCAGGTATTTGCCGAGGATGTCTCCGGACGCATCCAGCGCCAGCGCGCGCTCGCTGAGGATGTTCTCGTCATTGACCAGGCGGCAGGCTCCGCCCGCCGACGACAACACCACGGTGTTCTTGCGCGTCCAGTCGTTGCTGCGGTGGCTGGCGGTCGGGTCTTCGGCATATATCGCGGTGCCCCAGCCGGAAAACTGTTCGCCGTAGCGTCCGCGCCAGTCGAAATAGCGTCCGGCGGTTTCGTCGTAAGCGGCGATCAGCTCCGGCGTCTCTTTCAGATAGCCTTTCGCGGCAAAAATTTCGGCGATGGTTTTTCCTGCGATGTCCCTGGCGCGGATCATCAGCGTTTCATTCGCGATTTTGCCTCTGGAGTTGGCTTTCAGCTCGATGAGGATGCGTCCGGCCTCTTCCTCGCCCGGCGGGGTGTAATCCAGCCGGGTAATCAGGTAGGCGCTGGTGCGGCCTTTGGCGTCGGCATGAAACAGCCAGCCGCGCTGCACGCCGTCGATCAGATAGCGCGCGATGTCCGGCAGCAGCATCTCCAGCTGATCGGCCTCGTAGCGCTCGCCGCCGTCGTGCAGCGCGCTGTGCAGCGTCGCCAGCAGCGCGGCCTGACCGTGCATCGCGCCGTCGGCGCTCAAATAAAGATCGTGCAGATACCGCCACTCGTTCGCGGCCAGTTGCGGGTATAACACTTCAGCCTTGTTGCCGAAGCGCAGTTGTTCCTTCAGGAAAACCAGGTTCGGGAAGGCATCGATAAGCGGTTCGGCGTAGCGTCGTTCGATTTGCAGTTTCATACCGGTTTCATCGTGCTGAATAAAGCGGCAAAGACCCGGCCCGCGCCGGCGTTTTGACAATAGGGTTTATCGATCAGGAGTTTCATCGCCTTCTGCCGTCATAAATAACAACAAACAAGCAAAAAAAGCGCCATGCGCAGATCGTTGTGTTGCCGGGAAACGGCGCGGTCAACCCTGCCGTAAAAGCGACAATTTCCCTTGGTAATGCCGATTTGCGACAAAAGCGGCGTGTGCGGCGGCTTTGCCGCGCAGTCAGCGTTTTTCCTGTAGCGATAAGGCCGTTTTGTAGGCTATTTCCTTGCGCGCGCCGGTGATTTTGCAGCACAGCGCTACGGCGGATTTGAGCGAGCATTCTTCCAGCAGCAGCTCGAGCGTGTTCATCTGTTCATCGCTGAGAGTTTCTGTTGCGCGTATTTCTTCCGCGCCCTGTATCAACACCACGAACTCCCCGCGCTGCATGTAGGGGTCGGCTGCTATGACCGCGGCGGCATGCGCAACGCTGGTATTGACGATGGTTTCGTGCATTTTTGTCAGTTCGCGCGCGATGACCAGCGGCCGTTCCGGCGGGAAAATCCGGCCGATGTCCTCGATGAACTCCAGTATGCGGTGGCTGGATTCGTAGAAGCCCAGCGTTCTTTGCTCGCCGGTCAGGCTTTTCAGCATGCTCAGCCGCGCCTGACTGTTGCGTGGCGGGAAACCTTCGAAGCTGAAGCGATCGACCGGCAGGCCGGATGCGGACAGCGTGGCTATCAGCGCGCAGGGGCCGGGTATCGGACTGACGCGGATACCGTGGGTTCTGGCCAGCCTGACCAGCGGAAATCCGGGGTCGTTAATCAGCGGCGTGCCGGCATCGGAAATCAGGGCTGCCGATTGCGCCTGCAGCAGACGTTCCACCACGCGCTGCGCCGTTTGTTTCTCATTATGTTCATGCAGCGCGAGCAGCGGTTTGTCGATATTGTGATAATCGAGCAGCGGGCGGCTATGGCGCGTATCCTCCGCCGCGATGAAGTCGACCGTGCGCAGCACCTCTATCGCCCGCAGACTTAAATCACGCAGATTGCCGATAGGGGTGGCCACTATGTATAGTATGCCCTTCGGGGTGGAAGTATTGTTGCTATCCATCGAATAAAATCAGAACTATTTAAAAAGCGGTTGCGGCGGCCTGTTTAACCGGTATGTAGGAATCCGAATGCGCTCCATGTACACTCCGGTCCCTAAGGGCGGATATCTGGAGCGAATCGCGCCGGCTTCCTTGCCGCTATGCTTTTAACATACGTTCTTAGATAGAGTCCACGAAAATGCCAAACTTCAAGTATCTTACCGTAGCGCTTTTTGCGATTATCATCGCCGGTTGCGCCGGGCAGGCCGCCAGACAGTCGGATAATGCGCAGATCGCCGATGCCGAGGCGCGGCTGCGCGCCGGCGATTACCTGGGTGCCAGTCAGATTTACCAGAATCTGGAGGTGAATTCGGACGCGCCCGAGTACTATCGCATGATGGTCGCCTATGTGTCGTTGCGTTCTGGCAATACGCGTGAGGCTCAGGCATTGCTTGCGCAGGTGCTTCCCGACAAACTGGGTAGCGATGAACAGGCTTTCTATCAGGTATTGAGAAGCTGGGCGGATCTGAATCAGGGCAAAGCGAAGGATGCGATGGCGCGGCTCAACACTTTCAACGCCGATCAGCTGGCGCCGTCCAACCGGCGTATTTACTACAAGCTGCGCGCGTCGGCCTATAACCAGCTGGGCAATATGCTTGACAGCGCGCGCGAGCGTCTGAACTATGCCGCTCTGATACGAAATCCGGATGAGGCGCGCAAGAATAACGAGGCAATTTTCGAAACGCTGGATCGGGTGCCGGTCGCCACCTTGAAAGACCTGGTTCTTCAGGAAAAAACCGGAGATCTGGTCGGCTGGATGGATTTGGTGCTGTTGACGCATGCGCCGGAAAACCAGCGTTATAATTACTTGCAGACCTGGTTGCAGCGTTATCCGGGGCATCCGGCCACGGGGGAATTTATCGATAGTTTGAAAATCAAGCCCGGTTCCGGGGGAAAAACCCAGCCTGCTCAGCAGCCTCCGGCTGCGACGGGGGCCGTATCGCCGGCGCCCAACGGCAATGTAATCGGTGTGCTGCTGCCTTTGAGCGGTCCCTATGCTTCGCTGGCGCAAGCGGTAAAGGATGGAATAGAAGCCGCCCACAATGCGGATACCAGTTCTCCCAAGCCCCGATTGGAGTATGTCGACACGCAGAATGCCGATGTCGCCGCGCTCTACCGCAAGCTGGTGAGTTTAGGCGCGCGCGCGGTGATAGGGCCATTGACCAAGGAGGAGCTGGGCGTGCTGAGCAAGAGCGGCAACTTGAGCGTGACGGCTTTGGGTTTGAATCAGACCCAGGATGTCAACGCGGAAAAGATATACCAGTTCGGTCTGATTCCCGAGCAGGATCTTGAACAGTCCGCCGCGAGCGCGTGGGCCGACGGTTTCCAGAGCGCGCTGGTATTGGCGCCGTCTTCTGCGTTTGGCACGCGCATGAGCGGCTATTTTACCGACTACTGGAAAGGGCTGGGCGGCAAGGTTCTGACGGTGAAAACCTATAATCCCGGCGCGAGCGAATATACTCGCCCGGTTGGCGAGTTATTGTCCGCCGCCTCCCAGGCCGCGGGTCGCGCTTTTGTGTTTTTGATTGCCGATGCGCGCGATGCGCGTTTGATCAAACCGCAGATCGACGCCCAGCAGACAGCGCCTTTACCGGTTTTTGCTATGTCGCGCGTTTATGACGGGCATGCCGATGCCGCCATGCAAAATAAGGATCTTTCCGGCATCACGTTTTGCGATATTCCGTGGCTGCTGAACGACAAGGCGTCCGATCCGTTGTCGCTGACCTCGCTGCATACCCTGGCGGATAAAACTTCGGAAAGCGATCTGAGGTTGATTGCAATGGGTATAGACGCCTATAAGCTGTTGCCGCAGCTGGATATATTGAGAAGCGGCTCCCCGTACTCCGGATATACCGGACGTTTAAGCCTGCAGCCGGGCAACCGCATACGCCGCCAGCTCGATTGCGCCATGCTCGACGGCGGAACCTTGCGTTTGCGGGGGCCCGCGCCTAATGTACAGCCCGCCACGGGCGGCGGGACGATAGCGTCCCGATGAAGGGCGGCGCAGCGCGCCGGGATAATGCGCACCTGGTTTCCGGGCGGCAGGCCGAGGACTGTGCGCTGACGTTCCTGGAAAAAAATGGATTGCGGCTGCTGGACAGGAATTTTTTATGCCGGGGAGGCGAAATCGACCTGATCATGCTGGACGGCGTACAACTTGTATTCGTCGAGGTCAGGTTTCGCAGCAGCAGCCGTTTCGGCGGCGCGGCTGAGAGCGTCGACGGCCGCAAACAGGCGCGCATAGCGCGCGCGGCTTCGTGGTATATGTCATCCCGGCGTCTGGACTGTCCGGCGCGATTTGATGTGGTCGCGGTTTCGCCCGGTAACGAGGAATTAAAAGTGGATTGGATACCCGATGCTTTTCACGGAGGTGAATCGTGAACACGCGTGAACGTATACAGCAGCAGCTTGCTGTTAATCAGACGGTAATTGCGGCAGTTGCAGCCGATCTATCCGATGTGATCGAGCTGGCGGCGACGCGGCTGGCGGCTTGCCTGTTGAACGACAGCAAAATACTGTGCTGCGGCAACGGCGGCTCGGCGACGCAGGCGCAGCATTTCTCGTCGGAAATGCTGAATCGTTACGAGCGCGAACGTCCTGGACTCCCCGCTGTAGCGCTGACCACGGATACGGCTACGCTGACCTCGATTGCCAACGATTATCATTACCAGGAGGTCTTCGCCAGGCAGATAAGAGCGCTGGGGCAAGCGGGCGACATGCTGCTGATTTATAGCACCAGCGGCAATTCGGCCAGTATCCTGGCGGCGGTCCGTGCGGCGCACGACCGGCAAATGAATGTCGTCGCGCTGACCGGGCGGGATGGCGGCATATCGGCTACACTGCTGGGCGGGGCCGATGTCGAAGTGCGCGTAGCCAGCGACTCGACCGCGCGCATACAGGAAGCGCATCTGGTTATTACTCATTGCCTGTGCGATTTGATCGATCAACAGTTGTTCGGTAGCGATGTCATTGAATAACAAGATCGTATTGAGCGCCGAGCTGAAGCGTCTGCTGCCCGAAGGGCAGGTCATGAGCGATCCGGCCGATTGCTGGGTCTACGGCTACGATAACAGCCGCAAACATCATTTGCCCGAAGCCGTGGTGTTCGCGCATACCCATGAGGACGTGTTGAGCGTGGTGCGCTGGTGCAATAGCCGCCAGGTGGCTCTGACCGCGCGCGGCAGGGGGACCGGCACCACCGGCGCCACGGTGCCGGTGGCGGGCGGCGTGGTTTTGTCGCTGGAGCGTATGAACCGCGTGCTTGAAATTTCTGCGGACAACCGGTTTGCTCGAGTCGAGCCGGGTTTGACCAATCAGGCATTGCAGGATGCGCTGGCGCCGTTGGGGTTTTTCTGGCCGCCGGACCCTACCAGCGCGGCATTCTGCAGCGTCGGCGGCAATCTTGCCTATAATTCGGCGGGGCCGCGCGCCGTCAAGTACGGCACTCCGCGCGAAAACACCTTGGGGCTGCGCGCGGTAACCGGCGACGGGCGCGATATCCGCGTCGGCGTGTTTACCACCAAGGGCGTGGTCGGTTACGATTTGACGCGTTTGCTGATCGGCTCGGAAGGTACGTTGGCGGTCATTACCGAGGCGACGCTGAAACTGACGCCGCTGGCGCAGGAAAAGCGCACCCTGCGCGCCGTATACGCGACTGTCGACGCCGCTGCGCAGGCTATCTCGCGCATCATGGCGCAGCCGGTGACTCCGTGCGCGCTGGAGTTCATGGATTACAACGCGATCGAGATGATACGCCAGTATTCGACCAGCGATTTGCCGCAAAATGCCGGCGCATTGCTGATGATCGAAGTGGACGGCGCTTCCGCCGGTTTGAACGAAGCGGTGGAGCAGGTGGTTCAGGCCGCGCGTGTCGAGGGCTGTCAGGACGTGCGCGTTGCGCGCACGCGCGAGGAAGTCGATGCGCTATGGCAGACGCGCAAGGCGCTGTCGCCGGCCTTGCGCAAGGTCGCGCCCGGAAAAATCAACGAGGACGTCGTGGTTCCGGTCACCGAATTGCCGGCGCTGATTGTCGGCCTGAATCAATTATCAAAGCGCTTCGGTCTGCGTATCGTCAATTTCGGCCATTCCGGCAACGGCAATATCCATGTCAATATCCTGCTCGATCCGCAGCAGCCGGAGCAGGTAACGCGCGCGCACGAATGTCTGGCGGAGGTGTTTGCGCTGGTGCTCGCTCTGCGCGGCACCTTGTCCGGCGAGCACGGCATCGGGCTGGAAAAACGCAATTATATCGAGCAGGAGCTGGGCGCGGACGTGCTGGATTTGATGTCCGCGATCAAGCGTCAATTCGATCCGAACAATATCCTGAATCCGGGCAAGCTGCCGCGTGGCTATGCAAATAGCGAAGCGAGCACAGGCGCTCCTGTCCCTCCGGGCATGGGCATCCACACAAGTAAATAAGTCATTGTTTTTAATATAATTTAACTATGGGAGAGAGGCGGGAGTGAGGGTGTAAAGCGCTTGTTGCCTGCATCAAAGCTTTTGATAACTCAAACGCTTTTACCTTCACCCCAGCCCTCTCCCCCACAGGAGAGGGAACTTGTGTGGATACCCATGCCCTCCGGGAGAGGCTGGGTGAGGGAAACCGGGCGTGGCGCACGCGTTTGCATGATAGGGGGCGACGCTTGCGCCATGACCGGTTAGGCATTTCACTCACTATTGTACGAATCAATGTTTGCACTCAAAACCATCTCGCTTTTTCTTGTTACCGCAGTTGCGGAAATTATAGGTTGCTACCTTCCCTACCTCTGGCTCACGCAAGGAAAGAGCATATGTCTGCTGATCCCTGCGGGGTTCAGCCTCGCCGTTTTTGCCTGGCTTTTGTCGCTGCATCCAACAGCGGCGGGGCGTGTTTATGCCGCATATGGCGGCGTGTATATCTTTGTGGCCATTCTTTGGCTTTGGGCGGTTGACGGCATAAGGCCCACGGCTTGGGATCTGCTTGGCGCATCCGTGGCGCTTACCGGCATGGCTATCATCATGTTTGCGCCGAAAAATGCATAATAACGCCCTTGCTTTGGGCTTTTCGGTCCGGCGTCCATAATGATGAAATCAGGAGTCCCGCCGATAAAGTCGCAAGGCATAAAAACCAGGCTGGCGTCCTGGATACGGAGCATGGTTCCGCGCGATTTCAGCGGTACGTGGATAGAGCCGTTCATGGGTACCGGCGTTGTGGCTTTCAATGTCGCGCCGCGGCGCGCTATTTTATGCGACAGCAACCCCCATCTGGTTAATTTCTATGCCGGTATCGCGTCGGGTGAAATTACGCCCGAATCGGTCAAGGCCTATCTGGTTCGGGAAGGGGAGGCGCTGTTGTCCAGGGGCGAAGGTCACTATTACTTTGTCAGAGACCGGTTTAACGCGGAGCATGCTCCGCTCGATTTTTTATTCGTAAATCGCGCCGGCTTTAACGGCATGATCCGCTTCAATCGCAAGGGCGGTTTCAATATTCCGTTTTGCAGAAAGCCGCAACGCTTTGCGCAAGCCTACATAACGAAAATTACCAACCAGGTTGGCTGGGTTCGCCAGATTATCAGGGCAGGGGAGTACACTTTCAAATGCCAGGATTTTAGGCGGACCCTGGCGGAGGCGTCTTCGAGCGATATGGTCTACTGCGATCCGCCCTATATCGACCGGCATGTCGATTATTACAACGGATGGGGAGATGCCGACGAGCGGGCGCTGTTCGACAAGCTGTCCGGTTTTAACGGGAGATTTATTTTGTCGACCTGGCATCACAACGATTACCGGGAAAACGAGTATGTTCAAAGCCTCTGGTCCAAACATAACGTGCTGACGCGAGAACATTTTTATCATGTCGGCGGCAAGGAAAAAAACAGAAACCCTGTTGTTGAGGCCTTGGTTACCAATTTCGTCGCGGTTACGACGGAATATCTTGATGAAAATGCAGTGCTACGCCAGGAAATTCCGTTGCCGGCCCCGCCTGTTTTCTCAACCGCTTCCATATTAATGTGATTTACAGACATGACTGAGCCATTTGCAATCCCATCCGGTCTGTCCGGCGAAGTTGCGCGTTTTATCGCTGAAGATGTCGGCAGCGGCGATCTGACGGCGCTGATCATCCCTGAGCATCAGCAGGCCACGGCCGGCGTAATCACCCGTGAAGAGATGGTTTTATGCGGGCAGGCCTGGTTCGATGCGGTGTTTGCCTGTCTGGACCGGCACATCGTCGTCGATTGGCTGGCGCGCGACGGCGAGCAGCTAAAAGCAGGCGCTACCTTATGCCGGTTGAGCGGCAATGCCCGTGCGCTGCTGACCGGCGAGCGCGCCGCGCTGAATCTGCTGCAAACGCTGTCGGCTACGGCAACGCTGGCGCGGCGTTATGCGCAGGCAGTGGCGGGCTTGAACGTCAAAGTTCTGGATACGCGCAAAACCCTCCCCGGTCTCAGGCAGGCGCAAAAATACGCGGTGCGTTGCGGCGGCTGCCATAATCATCGCACCGGCTTGTATGACGGTATCCTGATCAAGGAAAACCACATTCTTGCCGCCGGCTCCATTGCCCGGGCGCTGGATCAAGCGCGCGCGCTGAACAGCGGCGCGCCGATAGAAATCGAAGTCGAAACGCTGGACGAACTGGATCAGGCGCTGGCCGCCAACGCCGAGCGCGTGCTGCTGGATAACTTCAGTCTGGAGCAACTTAATACGGCGGTAACGCGTAACGCCAGACGCGCGCAGCTGGAAGTTTCCGGCAATGTCGGACTGGAAAATATACGCGGCATCGCCGAAACCGGCGTGGATTTCATTTCTATCGGCGCATTGACCAAGAATGTGCAAGCCATTGATCTGTCGATGCGGATTAATCTGGATTCGTAACTATTTTTTCGTAACTATTTTATAGGAGCCGGCTTTAGCCCGCGAAAGCGGACCGCTTGCGAGCTAAAGCCAGCTCCCAAAGAGATAGGCAGCGGTAATTGAATGGTTATCTCAATCGTCCGCCCGATTATTCGGTATATCGATGCCATACTTGCGTATGCGGTAGCGCAAGGTCTCGCGCGTGGCGCCCAATGCGCGGGCCGTGGCGACGACATTATGTCCAGAGCGTTCCAGCGCCGTTTCTATGATATACCGGTCCATGTCTTCCAGGTTCATGCTGCCGTCCAGCGGGATGCTCAGCGATTCGAGTCCGTTCGCAGTGTCGGCGGTCTGTTTTATCCTGGTTTCGCCGCCGGCAACGCCGGGCAGTTGCAGCCATTGCGATGGAAAAACCTGGGTATCGGCAAACAGTACGCTGCGTTCCACCAGGTTGCGTAGTTCCCTGACGTTTCCGGGCCAGTTATAGGCGAGCAGCTTTTTCCAGACCTCGTCCGGGACAAAGCGAACCTGACGTCCCGATTTGGCGTTGAATTCGGCG of Candidatus Methylospira mobilis contains these proteins:
- a CDS encoding Dam family site-specific DNA-(adenine-N6)-methyltransferase yields the protein MMKSGVPPIKSQGIKTRLASWIRSMVPRDFSGTWIEPFMGTGVVAFNVAPRRAILCDSNPHLVNFYAGIASGEITPESVKAYLVREGEALLSRGEGHYYFVRDRFNAEHAPLDFLFVNRAGFNGMIRFNRKGGFNIPFCRKPQRFAQAYITKITNQVGWVRQIIRAGEYTFKCQDFRRTLAEASSSDMVYCDPPYIDRHVDYYNGWGDADERALFDKLSGFNGRFILSTWHHNDYRENEYVQSLWSKHNVLTREHFYHVGGKEKNRNPVVEALVTNFVAVTTEYLDENAVLRQEIPLPAPPVFSTASILM
- the nadC gene encoding carboxylating nicotinate-nucleotide diphosphorylase; translation: MTEPFAIPSGLSGEVARFIAEDVGSGDLTALIIPEHQQATAGVITREEMVLCGQAWFDAVFACLDRHIVVDWLARDGEQLKAGATLCRLSGNARALLTGERAALNLLQTLSATATLARRYAQAVAGLNVKVLDTRKTLPGLRQAQKYAVRCGGCHNHRTGLYDGILIKENHILAAGSIARALDQARALNSGAPIEIEVETLDELDQALAANAERVLLDNFSLEQLNTAVTRNARRAQLEVSGNVGLENIRGIAETGVDFISIGALTKNVQAIDLSMRINLDS